The following coding sequences are from one Streptomyces sp. NBC_01485 window:
- a CDS encoding nucleotidyltransferase domain-containing protein: protein MTTDTDALLTRFLTALSPLAPTAVWAHGSLAGGDYQEGRSDLDLIAVLDTPPTLRTVRRIVALHRNLRAEPLAAGLHCTYLTPETAADPQRPHPTWAHGGLTRRPVTPVTRRELHAFGRVLRGRPPAGLLPTVTDRELAEFVVRDQKEFWRPNVGTARLWRRDVWVDLGLLTYARAAVTLREGRLITKREALDALPGLGAPVEVVADIERRRYGRPGEPDEEWLARRGELARAYLGPAIDGLVETYG from the coding sequence ATGACCACCGACACCGACGCCTTGCTGACCCGCTTCCTGACCGCTCTCTCGCCGCTCGCCCCCACTGCGGTCTGGGCGCACGGCTCGCTCGCCGGGGGCGACTACCAGGAGGGCCGCAGCGACCTGGACCTCATCGCGGTGCTGGACACTCCGCCGACCCTGCGCACCGTACGGCGGATCGTCGCGCTGCACCGGAACCTGCGCGCCGAGCCTCTCGCCGCCGGGCTGCACTGCACCTACCTGACCCCCGAAACGGCGGCGGACCCCCAGCGCCCCCACCCGACCTGGGCGCACGGCGGCCTGACGCGCCGGCCGGTCACGCCCGTCACCCGGCGCGAGCTGCACGCCTTCGGCCGGGTGCTGCGGGGCCGGCCGCCCGCCGGACTGCTCCCGACGGTGACGGACCGGGAGCTGGCCGAGTTCGTCGTACGCGACCAGAAGGAGTTCTGGCGGCCGAACGTCGGCACGGCGCGGCTGTGGCGGCGGGACGTCTGGGTCGACCTGGGTCTGCTGACGTACGCCCGCGCCGCCGTCACCCTCCGGGAGGGCCGCCTGATCACCAAACGGGAGGCACTGGACGCGCTTCCCGGACTGGGGGCGCCGGTGGAGGTCGTCGCGGACATCGAGCGACGCCGGTACGGGCGGCCGGGGGAGCCGGACGAGGAGTGGCTCGCCCGCCGGGGCGAGCTGGCCAGGGCCTACCTGGGGCCGGCGATCGACGGGCTCGTGGAGACGTACGGGTGA
- the tkt gene encoding transketolase, translating to MSTKPTTTDLEWTELDQRAVDTARVLAADAVQKVGNGHPGTAMSLAPAAYTLFQKVMRHDPADADWVGRDRFVLSAGHSSLTLYTQLYLAGFGLELDDLKAFRTWGSKTPGHPEYGHTTGVETTTGPLGQGVANAVGMAMAARYERGLFDPEAPVGESPFDHFIYAIAGDGCLQEGISAEASSLAGHQRLGNLVLLWDDNHISIEGDTETAVSEDTVKRYEAYGWHVQRVAPKPDGDLDPHALYNAIEAAKQVTDKPSFIAMRSIIAWPAPNAQNTEAAHGSALGDDEVAATKRVLGFDPEQSFEVADEVIGHTRQALERGAQAKAEWEKSFQLWRDDNTERAAEFDRVAAGELPAGWEEKLPVFEPGKGVATRAASGKVLQALGAVIPELWGGSADLAGSNNTTIDKTSSFLPADNPLPEASPYGRTVHFGIREHSMAAEMNGIALHGNTRVYGGTFLVFSDYMRNAVRLSALMHVPVTYVWTHDSIGLGEDGPTHQPVEHLASLRAIPGLNVVRPADANETVIAWREILRRWTKVFGKGAPHGLALTRQGVPTYEPDENAANGGYVLFEASSGTPEVILLATGSEVHVAVEARERLEADGVPTRVVSMPCVEWFEEQDQGYRDSVLPPSVKARVSVEAGIGLTWHKYVGDAGRIVSLEHFGASADGKVLFQEYGFTAENVAAKARESLTAAQR from the coding sequence GTGAGCACCAAGCCGACCACCACAGACCTCGAGTGGACCGAGTTGGACCAGCGGGCCGTCGACACCGCCCGCGTCCTGGCCGCCGATGCCGTACAGAAGGTCGGCAACGGCCATCCCGGTACGGCGATGAGCCTGGCGCCTGCCGCGTACACCCTCTTCCAGAAGGTGATGCGACACGACCCGGCGGACGCCGACTGGGTCGGCCGCGACCGCTTCGTGCTGTCCGCGGGCCACTCGTCCCTGACCCTCTACACCCAGCTGTACCTGGCCGGTTTCGGCCTGGAGCTGGACGACCTCAAGGCGTTCCGCACCTGGGGTTCGAAGACGCCGGGCCACCCGGAGTACGGCCACACCACGGGCGTCGAGACGACGACCGGCCCCCTGGGCCAGGGTGTCGCCAACGCCGTCGGCATGGCGATGGCCGCCCGCTACGAGCGCGGTCTGTTCGACCCCGAGGCCCCGGTCGGCGAGTCGCCGTTCGACCACTTCATCTACGCGATCGCCGGTGACGGCTGCCTCCAGGAGGGCATCTCCGCCGAGGCGTCCTCGCTCGCCGGCCACCAGCGGCTCGGCAACCTGGTCCTGCTGTGGGACGACAACCACATCTCGATCGAGGGCGACACGGAGACGGCCGTCTCCGAGGACACCGTCAAGCGGTACGAGGCGTACGGCTGGCATGTGCAGCGCGTCGCCCCGAAGCCGGACGGCGACCTGGACCCGCACGCCCTCTACAACGCGATCGAGGCCGCGAAGCAGGTGACGGACAAGCCGTCCTTCATCGCGATGCGCTCGATCATCGCCTGGCCCGCGCCGAACGCGCAGAACACCGAGGCCGCGCACGGCTCGGCGCTCGGCGACGACGAGGTCGCGGCCACCAAGCGCGTCCTCGGCTTCGACCCGGAGCAGAGCTTCGAGGTCGCCGACGAGGTCATCGGCCACACCCGGCAGGCCCTGGAGCGGGGCGCGCAGGCGAAGGCGGAGTGGGAGAAGTCCTTCCAGCTCTGGCGCGACGACAACACCGAGCGCGCCGCCGAGTTCGACCGCGTCGCCGCGGGCGAGCTGCCGGCCGGCTGGGAGGAGAAGCTCCCGGTCTTCGAGCCCGGCAAGGGCGTCGCCACGCGTGCCGCGTCCGGCAAGGTGCTCCAGGCGCTCGGCGCGGTCATCCCCGAGCTGTGGGGCGGCTCCGCCGACCTCGCGGGCTCGAACAACACGACGATCGACAAGACGTCGTCGTTCCTCCCGGCGGACAACCCGCTGCCGGAGGCGAGCCCCTACGGCCGTACGGTCCACTTCGGCATCCGCGAGCACTCGATGGCCGCGGAGATGAACGGCATCGCGCTGCACGGCAACACCCGTGTCTACGGCGGCACGTTCCTCGTGTTCTCCGACTACATGCGCAACGCCGTGCGCCTGTCCGCACTGATGCACGTGCCGGTGACGTACGTGTGGACGCACGACTCCATCGGTCTCGGCGAGGACGGCCCGACGCACCAGCCGGTCGAGCACCTCGCGTCGCTGCGCGCGATCCCGGGCCTGAACGTCGTGCGCCCGGCCGACGCCAACGAGACGGTGATCGCCTGGCGCGAGATCCTCAGGCGCTGGACGAAGGTCTTCGGCAAGGGCGCCCCGCACGGTCTGGCCCTCACCCGCCAGGGCGTGCCGACGTACGAGCCCGACGAGAACGCGGCCAACGGCGGGTACGTCCTGTTCGAGGCCTCCTCGGGGACGCCCGAGGTGATCCTCCTCGCGACCGGTTCCGAGGTGCACGTCGCCGTCGAGGCGCGCGAGCGGCTCGAAGCCGACGGCGTGCCCACGCGGGTCGTGTCCATGCCGTGCGTGGAGTGGTTCGAGGAGCAGGACCAGGGGTACCGGGACAGCGTCCTGCCCCCGTCGGTCAAGGCCCGGGTCTCGGTCGAGGCGGGTATCGGTCTGACCTGGCACAAGTACGTCGGGGACGCCGGCCGCATCGTTTCCCTGGAGCACTTCGGTGCTTCGGCCGACGGCAAGGTCCTCTTCCAGGAGTACGGCTTCACTGCGGAGAACGTGGCCGCCAAGGCCCGGGAATCCCTCACCGCCGCCCAGCGCTGA
- a CDS encoding heme o synthase, producing the protein MCVTAVESRPVGIIGTSQSPSRRPLGARVMAFVALTKPRIIELLLITTVPVMFLAQQGVPDLGLVLLTCLGGYLSAGGANALNMYIDRDIDALMDRTSQRPLVTGMVSPRECLAFGITLAVVSTLLFGLTVNWLSAWLALGALLFYVVVYTMILKRRTSQNIVWGGIAGCMPVLIGWSAVTDSVSWAPVILFLVMFFWTPPHYWPLSMKVKDDYARVGVPMLPVVASNKVVAKQIVLYSWVMVAVSLLLTPLGYTGWFYTSVALVAGGWWLWEAHGLHTRAKAEVTGGKLKEMRLFHWSITYVSLLFVAVAVDPFLR; encoded by the coding sequence GTGTGCGTGACGGCCGTTGAATCCCGTCCAGTGGGGATTATCGGGACGAGCCAGAGCCCGAGCCGGCGGCCACTCGGGGCCCGGGTCATGGCGTTCGTGGCGCTGACGAAGCCGCGGATCATCGAGCTGCTGCTGATCACCACCGTCCCGGTGATGTTCCTGGCGCAGCAGGGGGTTCCGGACCTCGGCCTGGTGCTGCTGACCTGCCTGGGCGGCTACCTCTCCGCGGGCGGCGCCAACGCGCTGAACATGTACATCGACCGCGACATCGACGCGCTGATGGACCGCACCTCGCAGCGCCCGCTGGTCACCGGCATGGTCAGCCCGCGCGAGTGCCTCGCCTTCGGCATCACCCTCGCGGTGGTCTCGACGCTCCTGTTCGGCCTGACCGTCAACTGGCTGTCGGCCTGGCTCGCCCTCGGCGCGCTCCTCTTCTACGTCGTCGTCTACACGATGATCCTCAAGCGCCGTACCTCGCAGAACATCGTGTGGGGCGGCATCGCCGGCTGCATGCCGGTGCTGATCGGCTGGTCGGCCGTCACGGACTCCGTGTCGTGGGCGCCGGTCATCCTCTTCCTCGTCATGTTCTTCTGGACGCCGCCGCACTACTGGCCGCTGTCCATGAAGGTGAAGGACGACTACGCGCGCGTGGGCGTGCCGATGCTGCCGGTCGTCGCCTCCAACAAGGTCGTCGCCAAGCAGATCGTCCTCTACAGCTGGGTGATGGTCGCCGTCTCGCTGCTGCTGACCCCCCTGGGCTACACCGGCTGGTTCTACACCTCGGTCGCGCTGGTCGCCGGCGGCTGGTGGCTGTGGGAGGCGCACGGCCTGCACACCCGCGCGAAGGCCGAGGTGACGGGCGGCAAGCTCAAGGAGATGCGGCTGTTCCACTGGTCCATCACCTATGTGTCACTGCTGTTCGTGGCGGTCGCGGTGGACCCCTTCCTGCGCTGA
- a CDS encoding amidohydrolase family protein: MIETPSLVDQYCHGVLRTELGLGTFEAQLSRTEGPPAPGTTFFDTQTGFAVRRWCPPLLGLEPHSPPARYLARRRELGVLESGRRLLRGSGITTYLVDTGLPGDLTGPAELASAGAAEAREIVRLELLAEQVADTSGTVESFLANLAEAVHGAAANAVAFTSVAGVRHGLALAPEPPGPGEVRGAAGRWLAARRVGGELSDPVLLRHLLWIAVASGLPLQLHAGLGASEARIDRTDPVLLTDFVRATAGLGTDLVVLHAYPYHRHAAHLAGVFPHVYADCGAALVRTGARAATILAEILELAPFGKILFSSGAQGLPELHVVGARLFREALARVLGTWVAEGAWSLPDAQRVAGLIAAGNARRVYGLG, translated from the coding sequence ATGATCGAAACGCCGTCCTTGGTGGACCAGTACTGCCACGGCGTCCTGAGAACGGAGCTGGGTCTCGGCACCTTCGAGGCCCAGTTGTCGCGTACCGAGGGCCCGCCCGCCCCGGGGACGACGTTCTTCGACACGCAGACGGGGTTCGCGGTACGCCGCTGGTGCCCACCGCTGCTCGGCCTGGAACCGCACTCCCCGCCCGCCCGCTATCTCGCCCGGCGTCGTGAACTCGGCGTACTGGAATCGGGGCGCCGGCTGCTGCGCGGCAGCGGCATCACCACCTACCTGGTCGACACGGGCCTGCCCGGCGACCTCACAGGACCGGCCGAGCTGGCCTCCGCCGGGGCCGCCGAGGCCCGCGAGATCGTGCGCCTGGAACTCCTCGCCGAACAGGTCGCCGACACCTCCGGCACCGTCGAGTCCTTCCTCGCCAACCTCGCCGAGGCGGTCCACGGGGCCGCGGCGAACGCCGTGGCCTTCACCTCCGTCGCGGGCGTCCGGCACGGCCTCGCCCTCGCGCCGGAGCCGCCCGGGCCGGGGGAGGTGCGGGGCGCGGCCGGCCGATGGCTGGCCGCCCGCCGGGTCGGCGGCGAACTGAGCGACCCGGTACTGCTACGGCACCTGCTGTGGATCGCCGTCGCCTCGGGACTGCCCCTGCAACTGCACGCGGGGCTCGGGGCGTCCGAAGCGCGCATCGACCGCACCGACCCCGTGCTGCTCACCGACTTCGTCCGCGCGACGGCCGGCCTCGGCACCGACCTCGTCGTGCTGCACGCCTACCCCTACCACCGCCACGCCGCCCACCTCGCCGGAGTCTTCCCGCACGTCTACGCCGACTGCGGCGCGGCCCTCGTCCGCACCGGCGCCCGCGCCGCGACGATCCTCGCGGAGATCCTGGAACTCGCCCCCTTCGGCAAGATCCTCTTCTCCAGCGGCGCCCAGGGCCTGCCCGAACTGCACGTGGTCGGCGCCCGCCTGTTCCGCGAGGCCCTGGCCCGCGTACTGGGCACCTGGGTCGCGGAGGGGGCGTGGTCCCTGCCGGACGCGCAACGCGTGGCGGGCCTGATCGCGGCGGGAAACGCCCGCAGGGTGTACGGCCTGGGCTGA